The sequence TATATCAGAATCATTGATAAAATCTTCCACATTTTCCACGGAATTATTTGGAAGGCCTACATGAGTTACTTCAATGCCTAACTCTTTACATGCTGATTCAATTATTTCCTTGGTGTTTTTCCTATAATGATTGCTTACTACTAATAATTTTTTTGGAAATAAATTAACTTCCTTTTTTGGGAAAAATTTATTTGTATCTATAAAACTGCGTACTATTTTAATCTGATCTTTGCTTATACCGTATTTTTTAGTTAGGTGATCCTTTGCTTCATTGCTCACTACGAGATATTTAAATATATTCAAAATATTCAAATTTTCAGTTGGTGGTTGCTCCAAAT comes from Candidatus Moraniibacteriota bacterium and encodes:
- a CDS encoding glycosyltransferase, with amino-acid sequence MKILITTHHLKNRAGSELFTFDLVMEFKKRGHDVFVFSNILGKVSEEIERSGGIPVTNNLSDFVNENIDIIHAQHNTTAMMARSVFPNTPMVFMSHGILPDLEQPPTENLNILNIFKYLVVSNEAKDHLTKKYGISKDQIKIVRSFIDTNKFFPKKEVNLFPKKLLVVSNHYRKNTKEIIESACKELGIEVTHVGLPNNSVENVEDFINDSDI